Proteins encoded within one genomic window of Streptomyces taklimakanensis:
- a CDS encoding Lrp/AsnC family transcriptional regulator: protein MPEEQMAPGAPEETRPPARPLDPVDRAILRMLQLDGRASVRSIAERVHVSRANAYARINRLVEDGVIRGFAARVDHERAGQGASAYITLKIVQNSWRTVREKLKALPGAAHIALVSGDFDVLLLVHTADNRALRELVLTRIQAIPEVLSTRTLLVFEETDLEPEP from the coding sequence ATGCCGGAGGAACAGATGGCTCCCGGGGCGCCGGAAGAGACCCGGCCGCCGGCCAGGCCGCTCGACCCGGTCGACCGGGCCATCCTGCGGATGCTCCAGTTGGACGGCCGTGCCTCGGTGCGGTCGATCGCCGAGCGGGTGCACGTGTCGCGGGCGAACGCGTACGCCCGGATCAACCGACTCGTCGAGGACGGCGTGATCCGCGGCTTCGCGGCCCGGGTGGACCACGAACGCGCGGGTCAGGGCGCCTCCGCCTACATCACGCTGAAGATCGTGCAGAACTCCTGGCGCACGGTGCGCGAGAAACTCAAGGCGCTGCCGGGAGCCGCGCACATCGCGCTGGTCAGCGGCGACTTCGACGTGCTGTTGTTGGTCCACACGGCCGACAACCGGGCCCTGCGGGAGCTGGTGCTCACCCGCATACAGGCGATACCCGAGGTGCTGAGCACCCGAACGCTGCTGGTCTTCGAGGAGACCGACCTGGAACCGGAGCCGTGA
- a CDS encoding molybdopterin molybdotransferase MoeA, whose product MSGDELADALALVNDHRGDHRDDHRTADRTAGAAGAEPSGPDGSRGTAHDGRSHSTHRARHHDWPTARAVAARAGAERRPESATVPLAEALGHRLAAPLTALTDLPAFDTSAMDGWAVSGPGPWELDGPEDGRHDGSPGPSGVLAGHDAPAPLLDGHAVRIATGARVPPGTTAVLRSEYGEVRDRWLRAPRAPHHGADIRPRAQECRRDDHLLPAGTAVTPAVLGLAAAAGLDELPVLHRPRAEVLVLGDELLSSGLPEGGRVRDALGPMVGPWLEAVGAEVVATRRLGDDADALLAALAGTTADLVVTTGGTAAGPVDHVHPALHRLGAELLVDGVAVRPGHPMLLARLPGGAHLVGLPGNPLAAISGLLTLAEPLLRSSPRVPSRTSPGAVPRATPGTTPPDDVSHDLPDGVSGGVSGGVPRDPRHGAPVPLPTARLLDEVQGHPRDTRLVPVVHDGRGVRPLRFSGPAMLRGVATAGALAVVPPGGGATGSAVPLLRLPWV is encoded by the coding sequence ATGAGCGGTGACGAACTGGCCGACGCCCTCGCCCTGGTCAACGACCACCGCGGCGACCACCGTGACGACCACCGCACCGCCGACCGCACCGCCGGCGCGGCCGGCGCGGAACCATCCGGCCCGGACGGTTCCCGCGGGACGGCCCATGACGGCCGGAGCCACTCCACGCACCGCGCCCGGCACCACGACTGGCCCACCGCCCGCGCCGTCGCCGCCCGCGCCGGGGCGGAACGGCGTCCCGAATCCGCGACCGTCCCCCTGGCCGAAGCGCTCGGCCACCGCCTCGCCGCGCCCCTGACGGCGCTCACCGACCTGCCGGCGTTCGACACCTCGGCCATGGACGGCTGGGCCGTCTCCGGCCCCGGCCCCTGGGAACTCGACGGGCCCGAGGACGGTCGGCACGACGGCTCCCCCGGCCCCTCCGGTGTGCTGGCCGGCCACGACGCCCCCGCTCCCCTCCTCGACGGGCACGCCGTCCGCATCGCCACCGGTGCCCGCGTACCGCCGGGCACCACCGCCGTGTTGCGCTCCGAGTACGGGGAGGTGCGCGACCGGTGGCTGCGCGCCCCCCGCGCTCCCCACCACGGTGCCGACATCCGTCCCCGCGCCCAGGAGTGCCGTCGGGACGACCACCTGCTGCCCGCCGGTACGGCCGTCACCCCGGCCGTGCTCGGCCTCGCCGCCGCCGCGGGCCTGGACGAGCTGCCCGTCCTTCACCGCCCCCGCGCCGAGGTGTTGGTGCTGGGCGACGAGCTGCTGTCGTCCGGCCTGCCGGAGGGGGGCCGGGTCCGCGACGCGCTCGGTCCCATGGTCGGTCCCTGGCTGGAGGCGGTGGGTGCCGAGGTCGTCGCCACCCGCCGGCTGGGCGACGACGCCGACGCGCTCCTCGCCGCGCTGGCCGGCACCACCGCCGACCTCGTCGTCACCACCGGGGGCACGGCCGCCGGGCCGGTCGACCACGTCCATCCCGCCCTCCACCGGCTGGGTGCCGAACTGCTGGTGGACGGTGTGGCGGTACGTCCCGGTCACCCGATGCTGCTGGCCCGGCTGCCGGGCGGGGCCCATCTGGTGGGGCTGCCCGGCAATCCCCTGGCCGCGATCTCCGGACTCCTCACCCTCGCCGAGCCCCTGCTGCGCTCCTCGCCCCGTGTCCCGTCCCGCACCTCTCCCGGAGCCGTCCCCCGGGCCACGCCCGGCACCACGCCGCCCGACGACGTCTCCCACGACCTCCCCGACGGGGTGTCAGGCGGTGTATCCGGTGGTGTTCCCCGCGATCCCCGCCACGGCGCTCCGGTCCCCCTCCCCACCGCCCGCCTCCTCGACGAGGTCCAGGGACACCCCCGTGACACCCGGCTGGTCCCGGTCGTGCACGATGGCCGAGGTGTACGGCCGCTGCGTTTCTCCGGTCCCGCGATGCTGCGGGGCGTCGCGACGGCCGGCGCCCTCGCGGTCGTGCCGCCCGGCGGCGGTGCCACCGGGTCCGCCGTACCCCTCCTGAGACTTCCGTGGGTGTGA
- a CDS encoding potassium channel family protein yields the protein MRNTSPEDLQHRVLLPEPVAGPLRQVGRRLLAALAVLALTVLLVYFERADYTDNADGEVSLLDCVYYTTVTLSTTGYGDITPVTDGARLVNVLVVTPLRVMFLIILIGTTLEVLAERTREQWRLARWRSSLRDHTVIIGFGTKGRSAAETLISTGIPQDRIVIIDPSRKVIEAANADGYTGVIGDATRSDVLLKAEVQRAGQVVIATQRDDTAVLVTLTARQLNRNLRIVAAVREEENAPLLRQSGADSVITSASAAGRLLGMSMLSPSAGAVMEDLIHQGTGLNLTERPVTRAEAGRSPRECKDLVVSVVRGHRVLGYDDPEAESLELTDRLVVIRRASPSTTVIPPEQRR from the coding sequence ATGAGGAACACCTCGCCCGAGGACCTGCAGCATCGGGTGCTGCTCCCCGAGCCCGTCGCCGGCCCGCTGCGTCAGGTGGGGCGTCGACTGCTGGCGGCGCTCGCCGTCCTGGCCCTCACGGTCCTGCTGGTCTACTTCGAGCGAGCCGACTACACCGACAACGCCGACGGCGAGGTCTCGCTGCTGGACTGCGTGTACTACACCACCGTCACGCTCTCGACCACCGGCTACGGCGACATCACCCCGGTCACGGACGGTGCGCGCCTGGTGAACGTCCTGGTGGTCACACCGCTGCGCGTGATGTTCCTGATCATCCTCATCGGCACCACCCTGGAGGTGCTGGCCGAACGCACCCGTGAACAGTGGCGCCTGGCCCGTTGGAGGTCCTCCTTGCGTGATCACACGGTCATCATCGGTTTCGGCACCAAGGGGCGCTCCGCCGCCGAGACGCTGATCTCGACCGGAATCCCCCAGGACCGGATAGTGATCATCGATCCCAGCCGGAAGGTCATCGAAGCCGCCAACGCCGACGGCTACACGGGCGTCATAGGCGACGCCACCCGCAGCGACGTGCTGTTGAAGGCGGAGGTGCAGCGCGCGGGGCAGGTCGTCATCGCCACCCAGCGCGACGACACCGCGGTGCTGGTGACGCTCACCGCGCGCCAGCTCAACCGCAATCTGCGGATCGTCGCCGCGGTCCGCGAGGAGGAGAACGCGCCGTTGCTGCGGCAGTCCGGCGCCGACTCGGTGATCACCAGCGCCAGCGCCGCCGGCCGGTTGCTGGGCATGTCGATGCTCAGCCCGAGCGCGGGCGCGGTGATGGAGGACCTGATCCACCAGGGCACCGGTCTGAACCTCACCGAGCGCCCGGTCACCCGGGCCGAGGCCGGGCGTTCCCCGCGCGAGTGCAAGGACCTGGTGGTCTCCGTGGTGCGGGGCCACCGGGTGTTGGGGTACGACGATCCGGAGGCGGAGTCCCTGGAGCTCACCGACCGTCTCGTCGTCATCCGCAGGGCCTCGCCGTCCACCACCGTCATCCCACCGGAACAACGGAGGTAG
- a CDS encoding TetR/AcrR family transcriptional regulator: protein MPVKPSDRAPRRDTYTPESLLAVAVEVFNRRGYDGTSMEHLSKAAGISKSSIYHHVKGKEELLRRAISRALDGLFAILDEPEARRGRAIERLEHVVRRTAEVLMAELPYVTLLLRVRGNTRTERWAMERRREFDHRVAELLRAAAAEGDLRADLDARLATRLLFGMINSIVEWYRPLPDDSSDRGPVADAVVRIAFEGLRDHGGPTRP, encoded by the coding sequence ATGCCAGTCAAGCCATCGGACAGGGCGCCCAGGCGCGACACCTACACGCCCGAATCGCTCCTCGCGGTGGCCGTGGAGGTCTTCAACCGGCGCGGTTACGACGGCACCTCGATGGAGCACCTGTCCAAGGCGGCGGGGATCTCCAAGTCCTCCATCTACCACCACGTCAAGGGCAAGGAGGAGCTGCTGCGCCGGGCGATATCCCGTGCGCTCGACGGCCTCTTCGCGATCCTGGACGAGCCGGAGGCCCGCCGCGGCCGGGCGATCGAACGGCTGGAACACGTCGTCCGGCGCACCGCCGAGGTGCTGATGGCCGAGTTGCCCTACGTCACCCTGTTGTTGCGGGTGCGCGGCAACACCCGCACCGAACGCTGGGCGATGGAGCGGCGGCGGGAGTTCGACCACCGGGTCGCCGAACTGCTCAGGGCCGCCGCCGCCGAGGGCGACCTCCGCGCCGACCTCGACGCCCGGCTGGCGACCCGACTGCTCTTCGGAATGATCAATTCCATCGTGGAGTGGTACCGACCGCTGCCCGACGACTCCTCCGACCGCGGGCCGGTCGCCGACGCGGTGGTGCGGATCGCCTTCGAGGGGCTGCGCGACCACGGCGGTCCGACGCGTCCCTGA
- a CDS encoding alpha-ketoacid dehydrogenase subunit beta — MTTATTDRSGATATTRKPATMAQALTRAMRDAMAQDPTVHVLGEDVGVLGGVFRITDGLTKEFGEDRCTDTPLAEAGILGTAVGMAMYGLRPVVEMQFDAFAYPAFEQLLSHVAKMRNRTRGKMPLPITIRVPYGGGIGGVEHHSDSSEAYYMATPGLHVVTPATVADAYGLLRAAIASDDPVVFLEPKRLYWSKADWSPEEPQAVAPIGRAEVRRRGTSATLITYGPSVPVCLEAAEAAREEGWDVEVVDLRSLVPFDDETVCASVRRTGRAVVVHEASAFGGPGGEIAARITERCFHYLQAPVLRVAGFDIPYPPPMLERRHLPGVDRVLDAVARLQWESEWTERPEAFEGGTR; from the coding sequence ATGACGACCGCGACCACCGACAGGAGCGGCGCCACCGCGACCACCCGCAAGCCGGCCACCATGGCCCAGGCCCTCACCCGGGCGATGCGCGATGCCATGGCCCAGGATCCGACCGTGCACGTGCTCGGTGAGGACGTCGGCGTGCTCGGCGGCGTCTTCCGCATCACCGACGGCCTGACGAAGGAGTTCGGCGAGGACCGCTGCACCGACACCCCGCTGGCCGAGGCCGGCATCCTCGGCACGGCCGTCGGCATGGCGATGTACGGCCTGCGGCCGGTGGTGGAGATGCAGTTCGACGCCTTCGCCTACCCGGCGTTCGAACAGCTCCTCAGCCACGTCGCCAAGATGCGCAACCGGACCCGGGGGAAGATGCCGCTGCCCATCACCATTCGGGTGCCCTACGGCGGTGGGATCGGCGGGGTGGAGCACCACAGCGACTCCTCCGAGGCCTACTACATGGCCACCCCCGGCCTCCACGTGGTGACCCCGGCGACCGTCGCCGACGCCTACGGGCTGCTGCGGGCCGCCATCGCCTCCGACGACCCGGTGGTCTTCCTGGAGCCCAAGCGGCTGTACTGGTCGAAGGCCGACTGGTCTCCCGAGGAACCGCAGGCCGTCGCGCCCATCGGCCGGGCCGAGGTCCGCCGCCGGGGCACGTCCGCGACGCTGATCACCTACGGCCCGTCGGTGCCCGTCTGCCTGGAGGCGGCCGAGGCCGCCCGCGAGGAGGGCTGGGATGTGGAGGTCGTCGACCTGCGGTCCCTCGTCCCCTTCGACGACGAGACGGTCTGTGCCTCGGTGCGGCGCACCGGGCGCGCCGTGGTCGTCCACGAGGCCAGCGCGTTCGGGGGGCCCGGTGGCGAGATCGCCGCCCGGATCACCGAACGCTGCTTCCACTACCTTCAGGCGCCGGTGCTGCGGGTGGCCGGATTCGACATCCCCTATCCGCCGCCCATGCTGGAGCGCCGACACCTGCCCGGCGTGGACCGGGTGTTGGACGCGGTCGCCAGGCTCCAGTGGGAGTCGGAGTGGACCGAGCGCCCCGAGGCGTTCGAGGGAGGCACCCGCTGA
- a CDS encoding NTP transferase domain-containing protein, with amino-acid sequence MTHAYDAVVIAGGAARRLGGADKPALTVGGRALLDRVLHACADAARTVVVGPRRPTARPVEWAREEPPGGGPLAALDAGLRRTERGTVLVLSADLPFLTSATVRRLLDRVGGTSGGGGTGSPVDGAIVDDGRAQPLLGVYRAESLRRELALVATEHGRLAGLPLRLLTDELVLRRVAPADPAEARDCDTWEDIASARSRIREHGRVLNEWMTTAKSELGIDLDVDTALLLDLARDAAHGVARPAAPLTTFLVGYAAARAGGGAGDVAEAARKAGELARRWAEEAAAPGGGDGDAKGPDAG; translated from the coding sequence ATGACCCACGCGTACGACGCCGTCGTCATCGCCGGTGGCGCGGCCCGCCGGCTCGGCGGTGCGGACAAGCCGGCCCTCACGGTGGGGGGCCGAGCACTGCTGGACCGGGTGCTCCACGCCTGCGCGGACGCGGCGCGGACGGTCGTCGTCGGGCCCCGGCGGCCGACCGCGCGGCCGGTGGAATGGGCGCGCGAAGAGCCGCCCGGCGGCGGGCCGCTGGCCGCGCTCGACGCCGGGCTGCGCCGAACGGAGCGCGGGACGGTGCTGGTGCTCTCCGCCGATCTGCCGTTCCTGACGTCCGCCACCGTGCGGAGGCTGCTGGACCGGGTGGGCGGGACTTCGGGCGGGGGTGGGACGGGCTCCCCGGTCGACGGCGCGATCGTCGACGACGGTCGCGCCCAGCCCCTCCTGGGCGTCTACCGAGCCGAGTCGCTCCGCCGTGAACTGGCCCTCGTCGCCACCGAACACGGGCGGCTGGCGGGCCTCCCCCTGCGGTTGCTCACCGACGAGTTGGTGCTGCGCCGGGTGGCCCCGGCCGATCCCGCCGAGGCCCGTGACTGCGACACCTGGGAGGACATCGCGTCGGCCCGCTCCCGGATCAGGGAGCATGGGCGTGTGCTGAACGAATGGATGACCACCGCGAAGTCCGAACTCGGGATCGATCTCGACGTCGACACCGCGCTCCTCCTCGACCTCGCCCGGGACGCCGCCCACGGCGTGGCCCGTCCCGCCGCTCCCCTGACGACCTTCCTCGTCGGGTACGCGGCGGCGCGCGCGGGCGGTGGGGCCGGGGACGTCGCCGAGGCCGCCCGGAAGGCCGGCGAACTGGCCCGTCGCTGGGCCGAGGAGGCGGCGGCGCCGGGCGGCGGGGACGGAGACGCGAAGGGGCCGGACGCCGGATGA
- a CDS encoding NAD(P)H-quinone oxidoreductase: MHAITITEPGGPEVLTWSEVDDPEPGEGEVLVEVAAAAVNRADVLQRQGFYDPPPGASPHPGLECAGRIAAVGSGVGGWRVGDEVCALLAGGGYAEKVVVPHGQLLPVPSGPDGPLDLVSAAALPEVVCTVWSNVFMLAKLRPGETLLVHGGASGIGTMAIQLAKAIGARVAVTAGGREKLERCAELGADVLVDYREQDFVARVREATGGRGADVVLDIIGAKYLERNVRVLARGGRIVVIGLQGGVKGELHLGALLAKCGTLSATSLRGRPLDEKAEIVAAVREHVWPLIEAGRVRPVVDRTMPMSNAAGAHGVLEQSGHVGKVVLTV, encoded by the coding sequence ATGCACGCGATCACCATCACCGAACCCGGCGGCCCCGAGGTCCTGACCTGGAGCGAGGTGGACGACCCCGAGCCCGGTGAGGGCGAGGTGCTGGTCGAGGTGGCGGCCGCGGCCGTCAACCGCGCCGACGTCCTCCAGCGGCAGGGTTTCTACGACCCGCCGCCCGGCGCCTCGCCCCACCCCGGGCTGGAGTGCGCGGGCCGGATCGCCGCCGTCGGTTCGGGCGTGGGCGGTTGGCGGGTCGGCGACGAGGTGTGCGCGCTGCTGGCCGGCGGTGGTTACGCGGAGAAGGTGGTCGTGCCGCACGGTCAGTTGTTGCCGGTGCCGTCCGGTCCGGACGGGCCGCTGGACCTCGTCTCGGCCGCCGCGTTGCCCGAGGTCGTCTGCACCGTCTGGTCGAACGTCTTCATGCTGGCGAAGCTGCGGCCCGGTGAGACGCTGCTGGTCCACGGCGGGGCCAGTGGCATCGGCACCATGGCGATCCAGCTCGCCAAGGCGATCGGCGCCCGGGTGGCGGTCACCGCGGGCGGCCGGGAGAAGCTGGAGCGCTGCGCCGAGCTGGGCGCGGACGTCCTGGTGGACTACCGCGAGCAGGACTTCGTGGCCCGGGTGCGGGAGGCGACCGGCGGGCGCGGCGCGGACGTCGTGCTGGACATCATCGGCGCCAAGTACCTGGAGCGGAACGTGCGGGTGCTCGCCAGGGGCGGCCGCATCGTGGTCATCGGCCTCCAGGGCGGGGTGAAGGGGGAGCTGCACCTGGGGGCGTTGCTGGCCAAGTGCGGGACGCTCTCGGCGACCTCGTTGCGCGGCCGTCCGCTCGACGAGAAGGCGGAGATCGTCGCGGCCGTGCGGGAGCACGTGTGGCCGCTGATCGAGGCCGGGCGGGTCCGGCCCGTCGTGGACCGCACGATGCCCATGAGTAATGCGGCGGGGGCACACGGGGTACTCGAGCAGAGCGGCCACGTGGGGAAGGTCGTCCTCACGGTGTGA
- a CDS encoding dihydrolipoamide acetyltransferase family protein, which produces MAEVREFTLPDLGEGLTEAEIVRWLVDVGDVVAVDQPVVEVETAKAMVEVPCPYGGVVTARFGEEGSEIPVGAPLVTVAVGAAAREGTGESAGGSAGESAAPRKAPEANGAERAADETSEASGNVLVGYGTGASTARRRRIRPLRGAPGPEPTSAPAAPVDGPVPVISPLVRRLARENGIDLRQVSGTGPQGLILRADVERAMATPAATPTPVPATVGGTDAAAHGGHGGAGEVAERVPLRGLRGAVAEKLTTSRREIPDATCWVDADATELLAARRAMNAAGPKVSLLALLARICTAALARFPELNATVDTASREIVRLPAVHLGFAAQTERGLVVPVVRDAHRRNAVDLTGEIARLTEAARAGTLKPAELTGGTFTLNNYGVFGVDGSTPIINHPEAAMLGVGRITPKPWVHEGELAVRQVVQLSFTFDHRVCDGGTAGGFLRYVADCVEHPAVLLRTL; this is translated from the coding sequence ATGGCCGAGGTCCGCGAGTTCACCCTGCCCGATCTGGGCGAGGGGTTGACGGAGGCCGAGATCGTCCGCTGGCTGGTGGACGTCGGTGACGTCGTCGCCGTCGACCAGCCGGTGGTGGAGGTCGAGACGGCCAAGGCGATGGTCGAGGTGCCGTGCCCGTACGGCGGTGTGGTCACCGCCCGGTTCGGCGAGGAGGGCTCCGAGATCCCCGTCGGGGCTCCGCTGGTCACGGTGGCCGTCGGCGCGGCCGCCCGGGAGGGTACCGGGGAGAGCGCCGGGGGAAGCGCCGGGGAGAGCGCCGCCCCTCGGAAGGCGCCGGAGGCGAACGGCGCCGAGCGCGCGGCCGACGAGACGTCCGAGGCGTCGGGGAACGTACTGGTGGGGTACGGCACCGGCGCCTCCACGGCCCGGCGTCGGCGGATCCGTCCACTCCGCGGCGCCCCGGGGCCCGAGCCCACTTCGGCACCGGCCGCTCCCGTGGACGGCCCCGTCCCCGTGATCTCGCCGCTGGTGCGGAGGCTCGCCCGGGAGAACGGGATCGACCTGCGGCAGGTGTCCGGCACCGGTCCACAGGGGTTGATCCTGCGCGCGGACGTCGAGCGCGCGATGGCGACTCCCGCGGCCACGCCGACCCCCGTCCCGGCGACGGTCGGCGGAACCGACGCGGCGGCGCACGGCGGGCACGGCGGGGCGGGCGAGGTCGCCGAGCGCGTTCCGCTGCGCGGACTGCGCGGCGCCGTGGCCGAGAAACTGACCACCTCGCGTCGCGAGATCCCCGACGCCACCTGTTGGGTGGACGCCGACGCCACCGAACTGCTCGCCGCCCGCCGGGCGATGAACGCGGCGGGACCGAAGGTCTCGCTGCTGGCCCTCCTCGCCCGGATCTGCACGGCCGCCCTCGCGCGTTTCCCCGAGCTGAACGCGACGGTGGACACCGCCTCCCGCGAGATCGTCCGGCTGCCCGCCGTCCACCTGGGGTTCGCCGCGCAGACCGAGCGCGGTCTGGTGGTGCCCGTCGTACGGGACGCCCATCGGCGCAACGCCGTCGACCTCACCGGGGAGATCGCCCGACTGACCGAGGCCGCCCGCGCGGGCACCCTGAAGCCCGCCGAACTGACCGGTGGCACCTTCACCCTCAACAACTACGGCGTCTTCGGGGTGGACGGCTCGACACCGATCATCAACCATCCCGAGGCGGCGATGCTCGGCGTCGGACGCATCACCCCCAAGCCGTGGGTGCACGAGGGCGAGCTGGCCGTGCGCCAGGTCGTGCAACTGTCGTTCACCTTCGACCACCGGGTGTGCGACGGCGGAACGGCGGGCGGCTTCCTGCGGTACGTGGCCGACTGCGTCGAGCACCCGGCCGTGCTGTTGCGCACCCTGTGA
- the pdhA gene encoding pyruvate dehydrogenase (acetyl-transferring) E1 component subunit alpha yields the protein MTVLEQPGSHRPSPPPAWRPRTDPAPLLPDAEPYRLLGTGAELDPELLGALYRQVVKGRRYNRQATALTRQGRLAVYPSSTGQEACEVAAAMVLRERDWLFPSYRDTLAAVARGMDPAEALGLLRGDWHTGYDPYEHRVAPLSTPLATHLPHAVGLAHAARLKGDDVVALAMVGDGGTSEGDFHEALNFAAVWKTPTVFLVQNNGFAISVPLAKQTAAPSLAHKAVGYGVPGRLVDGNDAAAVHRVLSEAVDRARAGGGPTLVEAVTYRIDAHTNADDATRYRGDDEVAAWLEHDPVTLLERELADRGLLDDAMRDGARDEAEEMAARLRDRMNEDPVLDPMGLFDHVYAEKTAQLREQAAQLRAELEAENGDHGDHGDHDGQAKGDGR from the coding sequence ATGACGGTCCTGGAGCAGCCAGGCTCCCACCGCCCCTCGCCACCGCCCGCCTGGCGGCCGCGCACCGATCCGGCCCCGCTGCTGCCGGACGCCGAGCCGTACCGGCTGCTGGGCACCGGGGCGGAGCTGGATCCGGAACTGCTCGGGGCGCTGTACCGGCAGGTGGTCAAGGGTCGGCGTTACAACCGCCAGGCCACCGCGCTCACCCGGCAGGGCAGGCTGGCCGTCTATCCCTCCTCGACCGGCCAGGAGGCGTGCGAGGTGGCCGCCGCCATGGTCCTTCGGGAGCGGGACTGGCTCTTCCCCAGCTACCGCGACACCCTGGCCGCCGTCGCCCGCGGCATGGATCCGGCCGAGGCCCTCGGCCTCCTCCGTGGTGACTGGCACACCGGCTACGACCCGTACGAACACCGGGTCGCCCCGCTCTCCACCCCGCTGGCCACCCATCTGCCCCACGCCGTCGGCCTCGCCCACGCGGCCCGCCTCAAGGGTGACGACGTGGTGGCGCTGGCCATGGTCGGCGACGGCGGCACGAGCGAGGGCGACTTCCACGAGGCCCTCAACTTCGCCGCCGTCTGGAAGACCCCGACGGTCTTCCTCGTCCAGAACAACGGCTTCGCGATCTCCGTCCCGCTGGCCAAGCAGACCGCCGCTCCCTCGCTGGCCCACAAGGCCGTCGGCTACGGCGTGCCCGGCCGGCTGGTGGACGGCAACGACGCCGCCGCCGTCCACCGGGTGCTGTCCGAGGCCGTCGACCGCGCCCGCGCCGGTGGCGGACCGACCCTGGTGGAGGCCGTCACCTACCGGATCGACGCCCACACCAACGCCGACGACGCCACCCGCTACCGCGGTGACGACGAGGTGGCGGCATGGCTCGAACACGACCCCGTGACGCTACTGGAGCGCGAGCTGGCCGACCGCGGGCTGCTCGACGACGCCATGCGCGACGGGGCGCGGGACGAGGCCGAGGAGATGGCCGCACGGCTGCGGGACCGCATGAACGAGGACCCGGTGCTCGACCCGATGGGTCTCTTCGACCACGTCTACGCGGAGAAGACGGCGCAGTTGAGGGAGCAGGCCGCGCAGCTGCGCGCGGAGCTGGAAGCCGAGAACGGCGACCACGGCGACCACGGCGACCACGACGGACAGGCGAAGGGGGACGGACGATGA